GAGAGGAATGACGACGGAAACTTCGACGTTGCTCTGCGGGCGGTGCTGATTTGACTGCTGCGGCGGCCTGTTGTCCTGCTGCGCGGAACCGGCAGCGGGGACTTCGCTCATCGAAACCGAAGCGGCGGATGAATCCGCGGGGGAGACGCCTTCTGCCGGAGCTGATTCATGCGGTTTTCTGTTCGGCCGCCGGTACCGACGGTACCGTGAGCGCCTGAAGGGTTCGTCATGCGGCTGTTGCTCGTTCGTTTCTTCTGCCATACTGTAATTCGTAGTCGTTCAGTGATTTGCTCAAAGTAATACAATTCGTACAGAAATGCAACGAGGGATGACGATGAGCACTGCCCGAAGATGCCGGGCGAGAACGCGTGATAACTGGCATCAATACAGCATCGTGATCTGCCGTTGGTTCAGTGTCTTCCCGGACGCCAAGAACCCAATATCGTAATCGGCCCAAAGACGGCGCATGTCGCAAGAGCCAAAATACCACTTGCCATTCAACCTAAACTCCACTAAATTCTCCCCATCTTTATTGCCGCGTGACAAAGCCGTACAGCCTGATCTTATGCCGGTAACAACCCCGCCGGCAAACACGATATAAAGCTTATCAGCATACGCTGACGTCAAACGACGCTTTCACGAGAGAGCCCGATGCTCCTTCATCATCAATTTGTCCGTATCGCAAAGCAGTACGAAAGCAAGATTGCGATCGTCGACCGGACGACCAATACCCGGCTCACGTACGGAAAAGCGCTTATCGCTTCCCTCATCCTCTCGGAGAAACTCAAGAAGTACGATGAAGGGTTCATCGGCATCATGATCCCGACCTCCGCGGGATGTGCGTTGTCCGTCCTCGGGGCGCTGATGAACGGACGGACGCCGGTGATGATCAATTATTCCACCGGGGCTGCGGCCAACGCGGAGTACGCGCAGAAAAAATGCGAATTCAAGACGATCATCACGTCGAAGGCGCTGCTCGAAAAAATCAACTGCCGCAAAGTCGAGGGGATGGTGTTCATTGAGGACATCATGTCCAGCGTGACGATGTTCGACAAGATCAAAGCCGCGCTGAAGTCGAAGCTCCCTGCGCAAAATATCATCAATAAAATATATGCGGGGAACGAAGACGACACGCTGTTCATCCTTTTTACAAGCGGCAGCGAGAAAGAACCGAAGGCTGTCCAGCTGACACATCGCAACATCGCCTCCAACATCGACAGTCTCGAAAAGGTCTATGGGCTGGCCGCGAGCGATACCTTCCTCGCGAACCTCCCTTATTTCCATATCTTCGGGCAGACCGCGAACCTCTGGGCGCCTCTCTATTTCGGCATGACCATGGTGACGTACGCAAATCCTCTCGATTTCAAAGTGATCTGTACCATCGCCCGTGAAGAGAAGGTCACGCTGATGGTCGGAACGCCGACGTTCTTCCACGGCTATCTGAATAAGTCCGAAAAAGGGGATTTCGCATCTGTGAGGATCATGATCACCGGCGCCGACAAATGTCCGGAATCGCTCCGCCAGGGCTTCATGGAGAAGCACGGCATGGTGCTGCTCGAGGCCTACGGCGCCACTGAAACGAGCCCGGCGATCACGGTCAATACGCACAGCAACAACAGGCCCGGGAGCGTAGGGAAAGTGATTCCGGGAGTGCAGGTGCGGATGGAAAACTACGAGACGGGGGAAGAGTGCAAAGTGAACGAGATCGGAAAGATTCTGGTCAAGGGGGACAACGTGATGAAGGGATATTTTGACGATTTCGAGCAGACTTCGCTGAGCATCCGTCACGGATGGTACGACACCGGCGACATGGGATACATGGACGAGGACGGATATTTGTGGCATGTCGGGAGGCTGAAACGCTTCATGAAGATCGGCGGAGAAATGGTATCGCTTATCAAGGTCGAAGATGTCCTTGAACGATTCCTCGACCGGGACGTAGAATGCTGCGTCGTCGAAGTTCCGGACCATTTGCGCGGCGCAAAGATCGTCGCGGCCGTCACCCAGCAGATCGACGAAAAAGCCGTCCTCAGAAAAATGTCGGATCATCTGCCGAACATCGCGCTGCCGAAACAGTTCGTCGTCATCAGCGATCTGCCTAAAATGGGGAGCGGGAAGATCGACTTCAGGAAAATCACCGACATCGTGCGGGACATGGTCCAGTCGCGCTGAGTGTTGTGCGTCACTTCTTTTTGTTCTGATCCCCCCTATTTTCACAACGTCGTTCGGGGCTTCTTCCACTCACGGGGATATCCACTATGAAAAAAAACCTCTTCATCATTCTTCTCTGTTTTGCATCTTCGGAAATTTTCGCTCAGAGTTCGGGCAACGCGTTCACGATCCTTCTTGGCGGCGCAGTCGGAAAATTCAACATCGACGCCGGCGGAAACTTCAATACCATATACACTGACAGGAAACTCTCCTACACCGCGGTTGCCGGGCTCGGAACCGGATCCCTCTTTGTCATCGGGAAATACCGGACGTTTGAAGCGTCGGGACAATCGCTCGTCAGCAATATCGCCGCGACCGGATCGGCTCAGTGGAAGCAAACCATCCTCCTGACCGGCCTCCGTTTTGGACCGGGCAACTCGGCGTTCTATCTCGATGCGTTATACGTTTTCAACCATGCCCAGGAGACGATCGGCACCGTGAACCCGGCCATCGACGTGCTGGCCGCAAGCCAAAAAGTCGACGACAACGGATATGCTTTTGCCGTCGGGCTCTCTCCAAAAATTGCCGACCCGCTTGCTATCAACTTTGAGGCGGAATATTCTGTGATGGCACGAAAAGCGACGCTCGCGGACGGCAACACGGTTCCTAACCTCGGCGGCCTTTACCTGAGCGCCGGCATCAGTTTCTACTTCCATAATTGAAACGACCATGAAAACACTTTCAATTCTTCTCGCTACGGGCCTGTTCGGTTTGCTCTGCGGATGCCTCCCTCAGAAAGAAACCAATCAAACGACAACGACCCTTGCGGCGCTGGAAATAGTTCCGCATCCCGATACGTTGAACATGGCGGTGAACGCGACACAGACACTGAGCCTGCGAGGCACGACCGTTGACTCAACGCAGCAGACGTCGACCAACAGCGGCATTCTCACCGAGACGGGCTTCACTTCGACGTCGGTCGACACCAACACAACTCCATTTCCCTCCGACCAGGCGACGTGGACCTCTTCGAACACCGGGGTAGCGACCGTTTCCAACGGCGTCGTTACCGCCCACGGCGCAGGCTATTCCAGCATCTCAGCAACGGCGGGGGGTGCAACCGCTCCCTCCGTTCTGGTGAGCGTGCAGACCGGCAATTCGGCTCCGGGCTTGAGCCTGGACCCGCCGGAATATTCGGTGATCTTCAGGGACACCGTTTCGGTCTCGGGAAATGTGCAGCAGCATGCGATCCTGCTCCTCTCCGAAGCAAGCTCCGGATACAACAACACGAATGTACCGTACGACGGTAACGGAAATTTTTCGGAGACCATCATCGGACTGCAGACGGGGTTCCGGACGATCGTTGCGACCGCTGAAAACTCAAGCCAGACTGGTCTCGCGACGACCCGCTACAAGTACGTCGTCTACTACCAATACCTGAGCCCGGCGGCGGACAGCATTTGCGGCAATTGGGTGGGGACAACTCTGAGCATGAATTTTAATTTCAATATTTCGAAGAGCATCGTTTACTCGCGGTACGACATCAACGGGCATATCGATATCCAGTTCCCGGGAATCGGATTCGTCAGGAACATCACGCTCACCGGCATCATCGCGAGCGACGGAACCATCAACGCAACCCTGACGCAGACGTCCCAGGGGTTCACTATCTCCGGATATTTGAAGGGATATTTTATGACGGTCGGAACGGGGGCCGGGAGCTATCGGGCTTCGGCAAAAAAGACGGGGTG
Above is a genomic segment from Bacteroidota bacterium containing:
- a CDS encoding AMP-binding protein; amino-acid sequence: MLLHHQFVRIAKQYESKIAIVDRTTNTRLTYGKALIASLILSEKLKKYDEGFIGIMIPTSAGCALSVLGALMNGRTPVMINYSTGAAANAEYAQKKCEFKTIITSKALLEKINCRKVEGMVFIEDIMSSVTMFDKIKAALKSKLPAQNIINKIYAGNEDDTLFILFTSGSEKEPKAVQLTHRNIASNIDSLEKVYGLAASDTFLANLPYFHIFGQTANLWAPLYFGMTMVTYANPLDFKVICTIAREEKVTLMVGTPTFFHGYLNKSEKGDFASVRIMITGADKCPESLRQGFMEKHGMVLLEAYGATETSPAITVNTHSNNRPGSVGKVIPGVQVRMENYETGEECKVNEIGKILVKGDNVMKGYFDDFEQTSLSIRHGWYDTGDMGYMDEDGYLWHVGRLKRFMKIGGEMVSLIKVEDVLERFLDRDVECCVVEVPDHLRGAKIVAAVTQQIDEKAVLRKMSDHLPNIALPKQFVVISDLPKMGSGKIDFRKITDIVRDMVQSR